One Chaetodon auriga isolate fChaAug3 chromosome 11, fChaAug3.hap1, whole genome shotgun sequence genomic window, ttactCTGCTAGCAGTGTATCCATCACATGACCAGCGACAGATACATTTTTTAAGCTGTCAacactttgtttccttttgtcaTCAGGGTGTGGAGATCCACACAGATTCGGCCAAAGCCCTGGCGGACTCCCTTGACGTGGCAAAAGTGGATGACTTCTCGTATTTTAACACGCTGCTGCGCATCCTGGCCACTCGCTGCATGATGCAGGCTGTGTATTTTTGCTCTGGCATGGACAGCGATTTCCACCACTACGGCCTTGCTTcacccatttacacacacttCACATCGCCTATTAGGAGGTATGAAAACAGATTTCTACACATTTTAACTTGGGTTTGGCCTTTTTAACAAAGAAATGTGCACAATTGGCAAACTACCACATGGCTGTTCTTTCTAACCTTTGAATGTCTATCTAAACCTCTAcctcctccattcctccctgttcacctgctctcctccacaggTATGCAGATATTATAGTGCACCGTTTGCTGGCCGTGGCCATAGGAGCAGACAGCACCTACccagatttgatggacaaacaTAAGCAGTCAGCCCTCTCCAATAATCTCAACTACAGACATAAAATGGCTCAGTATGCCCAGAGAGCATCTGTGGCCTTCCACAcacaggtagacacacacagacacactgtcctGTACCATCATCATAAAAATATTGACTGACCAGAAGTGTGACGATCAACACAGTGTCCACTGATAACCCCATGAACCTCTGCTGAAAATCACGCTTTTAACACAAATGATCTCTTTCCAGTTGTTCTTCAAGAGCCGAGGCATACTGAATGAAGAGGGATATGTTCTGTTTGTGAGGAAGAACGCAATCACTGTACTCATCCCGAAGTTTGGCCTGGAGGGAATGGTCTTCTTCGACACGAAAGACAAGGCAACCCCAAGCCTTGTTTTTGATGAGGAGGTATAAACACAAGTTATTTTTTAAAGATCAGCAGTGTTAAGCTGAAACCAtcatgaaatgttaaaaagatctttcctgtgtgtgcgcTCAGGGTCCCACTCTGAAGGTAGAGCAGCACACCTTCTGCATGTTTGACAAGGTGAAGGTCACCATCAGCCTGGATGACTCCAATATTCAGCACCAGAAGATCCGCATGGCTCTGATTGAGCCTGTGGTAAGGACTGACGACACGGAACATTCACTGTCAGACAAAATGATGTGATGGCTACCTTATGTCGAAAtctgtaaatacattttgtgtaacatttaatgttttagcCCCAGAAGTGGGTCTTTGTGCTGTGAAATGAGTATAAATAATGCTTTGTTTGTGAGTTTTGTTGTCCAGTGTCCTCCAGGTACGGCAGGATTTTTGATTTCTGATTGATTTTTCAGATCCCGGGTGTGAGTGTTCCAGCCCCAGATGTTGAGCCACAGGCCAAAAAAGCCAAACTGGACCGCTGACACAGAAACCGGCACAGTAATTCACCCAAACCACCAGCTCATCTTCCAGATCAAGAAATCATAGAAGACTATGAAAGAAGGAGTTTGGTGCATTGACACAATTAACTGTTCAACTGTCAGCAGGCGTATCTATTTTAATAAATGTACCACAGCGAGGCTGCACTGACCCAACCTCACACGTTACGCTTCTCCTGTAGTCATTTTATACTACGTGAAACACGTGTTTGTACACAGATGAGGACAGGCGCAAGGGACTGGAAGTCAAATAACAGAGCAGCAGTCGACTCAGTCATtaaagctttctttttcttaaccCACTtggttctgtgtgttttgtcgACTCACTATGAATCTTCGTCAGTAAAACTGAGATACTTGTACAAAGACGGTTCATAACTGATGGAAACAAGTTGTTACTGTCAACAGGAATAAAGAATTCTATATAAGATTAATATCATAACATCCTCTCAATAGATATGTGGCAACGATTTAACCAAATCCAACATTAAATGACTTAATCTTAGTaaatcaaaatcattttgaaaaatggtATTCTGTGTATTCTCTACTGAAATCTCACACTGACATATTTTGGTCAAAAGTAATTTAAACAGCGTTTTGAACCACAATAATGAGAACTGTCACAATGCAATTAGACAGAGTGATAATAAGTGTTATTGAATTATCTGGAGCTCGACCCTGAACATCACGTCTCATTTCATTAAGTCAAAATACTcagtgctgaaaataaacatggTAGAAACACCCGACTCAAAAATAACTGTCCTCTCAAGCAAGACAAAGAATTCAAGTTAATTTAATGCGACGCTCCAGCCCATGCTTTcaagtacagaaaaaaaagatgaacaaaTGGCTCAATTTTAGTGGcattattcagtgtttcttcACCAGGAATAAATATTCTACCAATCCAAATAAGATCCACAGGTAACCTGAATTCTGACAATTCTGActcacaataaaagaaaaagctcTCATATAAAAACACCATGATAAACAGTtttataaaaacataaatacagtacaaatatgATGTCATCTGATAGTCAGGATCAATTCGGTCGAGCAccaaataaaattgaaatgatGGCATTAGCATCAGTCCAGCATTCAAGCTTATTGTTGTGCATGTTTAATACAGGATTGACGTTTTTCTCCACTCTTATCACACCACTAAACTTCTGACTTGGACTTATAGCTTTTCAGTGTCTTTAGTCTTCTCCCTTATAACCGGTGATAAAACACACTATGGTAGAGCACAACTTGAACTTTAAACCTTAACGAACCAATAACCACTAGAGCTGCAAccattagttgattaatcaattaaattaaattggCAACTATTTTTAATAATTgatgaatcatttcattttaaaaaaaaaaaagtcaaaacatttgctggttccagcttcaattaatcatgaaaataagCAAAAACAAGTTAGTTGCAGCCCGTTTAACCACTTGTGAAAGCTCTGTTCCTATTTCATTTAACATTGCAACTGCATTCACCCAAACCAAATTCATTCCACCTGAATGCTTCAAAATTTGTGTAAACTTTGTTGTATTTGATTGCAAAATAAGCATTTTTAGCTTCCACTGGAAGAGGCGTCCCTTTAAATGCATCAGTCAGATGGCTCAGTGGTGAGGATAAAATACCTGGAACACAAGAAACTTAGTAAgatgaaaagtaaaatgaaaaagcaaCTAAGTCGCTAAAATAAACTGATACAGCTTTGCAGCATGCACAATACTGTCATAAAGTCTGCAATATACAGGTATTTTAAATAGCTACTGTATTAgatctaaacacacaaactgcaccCTGTACTTGTGTGTGCAGGGTTGATAGTACCTTTACTTTACTGTGTCGAGTGACCTGGAAAACATCTTCTACTGGGTTTGAACTGAAGGACTCTTTGCTGTGACAGTCCGAGCCGAGGCCGTCTATAAGACTGGCGGTGCCTGCTGAGGTAGTGTTGTATCCGCTGTCCACctgaacacacataaacagcagtGCGATGTAAATATTCAATTAGGCAAACGTATCAATATGTAATGACCAACAAGATCTCATTCATATAAGAGTAAGTCAAACATGCAGTGAAAGAACAAAGCAGCTCTTAGTGCCGCCTCCACCAACCTGCATGCTGGAGTCGTAGCGTATGCTGCTTCCCTCTGCCAGGAGAGATACAAACATCTGAGAGCTTTCTGTTGCCGACACATTGCCCATACGAGAGCTGGTCAGCTGTCCTGAAAGCCTtccttcttcctcatcctcctcatcttccaACCTCGGTTCTATCCCTGTGTCCTTGTCATCCTCCATTTTTACAGGTTCCATAGGATCCAGGCTAACTCTCTCAGTGTCAGCGGGATGAGTGTCACGGGCCATGGGTGAGGATGGATCTAGCTCCATaggggggagagaagaagaggaggaggaggaagaggaggagcaggggacTTGTTCCTCAACCTCCTGATTGTCTTGAAGTTTTGGGTTGAGGATCGGGGAgatgaggggaggggaggcCCAGCAGCGGACTCTGGACCGGGGCTTGGGTCTGCCGTTGTGCTGGGGCCCAGTGAGGCGGTGGAGCTGTTGTGGGGAGCAGCTACGAATGGGAGAGCAACCCTCGACAAACGGGCTCTCATTGGTGGAAGTGACATCTTTGTCAAGGGGGGCGCCATGCGGTGTCAAATTGttcagctgcttcctctcagctACAGAAAGAACACAGATTCATATAGAAAAACCATATCGGATTTTTTTTCAATACTGCTTTGTACAAAATGAATCATGTACCTGAGCCTATGGGTGTGCGTGCTACATTTGCAACGATAGGAGAGACTGATGGGGAGACGAGGCCAGCAGGAGACGACCTGTCAGGGAACAGAGGGCTGGTGATGCTGCCAAGGCTGCAGTCGCGGAAGCAGCCATGCTGGATGGGACTGGAGGAGAACTGACCCTGTAGTTAAAGCAAAGCCAATACATTTTTGGTTAACAGTGCAAGTGTTAATCTATTGCATTGTGTGACATATTctagaaaagagaaaaaatctaCAATATCAAAATTAAAGACACATCCACACAGATATTGTGGTGTGAAACTGACACATCAAAAGTATGGCACAGTAATCATCATGCTCAACACTACAGATCACTCACCGTAGAGGGAGTTGGAGCTGACACACCACAGGACAAAGGGGAGGAAAATATAGACGATATAGCTTCAAGCCCTCCTACAGCTCCCTCTCCCACACTTAGAGAAGGTCTCTGCGGCCTGGGATGGCTTCTGTCTGGGCTTGGAGGGCTGGAGCTGTCAGAGCCGCTGTAACTGCCCTGGCCATCGAGGAAGAGCTTTCGTCTTAAGGAGGAAGAACTGAGACTCTCCTGCACAGCTTCACATGCTTCCTCATGCCGGTAATAGTCCCCTGAGGACAtggaagaaacagacagacaaaaaaaaaaaaaaaaccatgatgACTTGATGGGAGAGTACTCTTTCATAACACTCTAATTTGATTGTGCTGGCATTTATTAGAGGCTTACCTAGTAATTTCTCCAAATCAAAGGCCAAAGGTAACGACAGAGTCGTCTGGCAAgcaactggaaaa contains:
- the bora gene encoding protein aurora borealis, coding for MGDHVEIQITPETPGRPSIRNPFESPNDYHHLREALVPSPSVFRSKACKATPPKFNWSIDEMASLLPVHIDPEEIQRQSFYLSQTRMDTDIEEKRQNAIEQFFTKGTIVPSPWAAPDTRKGPQIYTKSCVSAMIEEEPEKISVACQTTLSLPLAFDLEKLLGDYYRHEEACEAVQESLSSSSLRRKLFLDGQGSYSGSDSSSPPSPDRSHPRPQRPSLSVGEGAVGGLEAISSIFSSPLSCGVSAPTPSTGQFSSSPIQHGCFRDCSLGSITSPLFPDRSSPAGLVSPSVSPIVANVARTPIGSAERKQLNNLTPHGAPLDKDVTSTNESPFVEGCSPIRSCSPQQLHRLTGPQHNGRPKPRSRVRCWASPPLISPILNPKLQDNQEVEEQVPCSSSSSSSSSSLPPMELDPSSPMARDTHPADTERVSLDPMEPVKMEDDKDTGIEPRLEDEEDEEEGRLSGQLTSSRMGNVSATESSQMFVSLLAEGSSIRYDSSMQVDSGYNTTSAGTASLIDGLGSDCHSKESFSSNPVEDVFQVTRHSKVKVFYPHH